The Agromyces hippuratus genome has a window encoding:
- a CDS encoding DedA family protein produces MDVLNDFILHAAASPWLLLIMFATAVIDGFFPPIPSEMVLVAAAAVAASAADPATVLLLCLVAAIGATIGDNIAYAIGSAVGTTRFRWMRGPRVSAAFVRAQRALVHRGTPVILGARYIPVGRVVVNMSAGALHYPWRRFLPISAVAGVTWAVYSACIGILAGQWLEGKPLLSAVIGVVFALVIGLVIDRVAAARRRRADAAAASPSSVSRRYAGETGEPDASMLTKPIAAK; encoded by the coding sequence GTGGACGTTCTCAACGACTTCATCCTGCACGCCGCGGCCTCGCCCTGGCTGCTCCTCATCATGTTCGCGACGGCCGTCATCGACGGCTTCTTCCCACCCATCCCGAGCGAGATGGTGCTCGTGGCCGCCGCCGCTGTCGCGGCATCCGCTGCCGACCCCGCCACCGTCCTGCTGCTGTGCCTCGTCGCCGCGATCGGTGCGACGATCGGCGACAACATCGCCTACGCGATCGGCAGTGCCGTCGGCACCACGCGGTTCCGCTGGATGCGAGGTCCGCGAGTCTCCGCGGCCTTCGTTCGAGCGCAGCGCGCGCTCGTGCACCGCGGCACCCCGGTCATCCTCGGCGCCAGGTACATCCCGGTCGGCCGCGTCGTCGTCAACATGTCGGCCGGTGCGCTGCACTACCCCTGGCGCCGCTTCCTTCCCATCAGCGCCGTCGCCGGCGTGACCTGGGCCGTCTACAGCGCGTGCATCGGAATCCTGGCCGGTCAGTGGCTCGAGGGCAAGCCGTTGCTCAGCGCCGTGATCGGCGTCGTCTTCGCCCTCGTGATCGGACTGGTGATCGACCGCGTCGCCGCGGCGCGCCGGCGACGCGCAGATGCTGCGGCAGCGAGCCCCTCGTCGGTGTCTCGGCGCTATGCGGGTGAGACGGGTGAGCCGGATGCATCCATGCTGACGAAGCCGATCGCGGCGAAGTAG
- a CDS encoding SAM-dependent methyltransferase: MTSELSPRLRRVVDALPLEPGMRVLEIGGAPGAAAREVAARVGPQGHVLVLDRSDTGIRRARANCREEIDAGRLSTMCASVEDFELEPGTPLFDLAFACRVGALDGRHPQLYAPALANIRSALVPDGRLYVDTGSPLTAIQLD; this comes from the coding sequence ATGACGAGCGAGCTCTCGCCCCGGTTGCGCCGCGTGGTCGATGCGTTGCCCCTCGAACCCGGCATGCGCGTGCTGGAGATCGGCGGTGCGCCCGGCGCCGCCGCGCGCGAGGTCGCAGCGCGCGTCGGGCCGCAGGGGCATGTGCTCGTGCTGGACCGCTCCGACACGGGCATCCGGCGCGCCCGCGCGAACTGCCGGGAGGAGATCGACGCCGGCCGGCTCTCGACGATGTGCGCATCGGTCGAGGATTTCGAGTTGGAGCCCGGCACTCCGCTCTTCGATCTCGCGTTCGCCTGCCGCGTCGGTGCGCTCGACGGCCGCCACCCGCAGTTGTACGCCCCCGCCCTGGCCAACATCCGCTCAGCACTCGTCCCGGACGGGAGGCTGTACGTGGACACGGGTTCGCCGCTGACCGCGATCCAGCTCGACTGA
- a CDS encoding DJ-1/PfpI family protein: protein MRAFLRVIVLVLAAVALPAALGTPAVFGALALNEPRADGAVPPPAPVEHDPAKPTAVVVVGDNGAVVSDTLAPYEILATTGAFNVYTVASDTHPVPLTGGLDLVPDLTFDDLDEMGGAADLVVVPAMPDVGRPTTRPVTDWLETQANGGALLLSICNGAAVVASAGLLDGHRATAHWLRLDDWEGTYPAVDWERGTRYVDDGDVVSTAGILSGIDGTLHVVDRLIGADAAADAARAIEWPHFDPDGAAPMEQAELATSDAVVAFNTAFGWDRPRIGVQLTDGVGEIELASVFDTYGQSLAVDTVAVGAGPVRSRHGLTFVPRADTGTGLDRLVVPGTTDHDALPGMDPVQYPHHQEGFAFDAVLLDLARTTDVATAQWTAKVLEYPVDDLTLEGPAWPWAETFRPLALALVGVLIVLGVFALLRGRRRATRRTR from the coding sequence ATGCGTGCATTCCTCCGAGTCATCGTGCTCGTGCTCGCCGCAGTGGCGCTCCCCGCGGCGCTCGGCACCCCGGCCGTCTTCGGCGCGCTCGCCCTGAACGAACCGCGAGCCGACGGCGCCGTCCCGCCGCCCGCGCCGGTCGAACACGACCCGGCCAAGCCCACTGCGGTCGTCGTCGTCGGCGACAACGGCGCGGTCGTGTCCGACACGCTCGCCCCATACGAGATCCTCGCCACGACCGGGGCGTTCAACGTGTACACCGTGGCATCCGATACGCACCCGGTGCCGCTGACCGGTGGGCTCGACCTCGTGCCCGACCTCACCTTCGACGACCTCGACGAGATGGGCGGGGCTGCAGACCTCGTGGTGGTGCCCGCCATGCCGGATGTCGGGCGGCCGACGACGAGGCCCGTCACCGACTGGCTCGAGACCCAGGCGAACGGCGGTGCGCTGCTCCTCAGCATCTGCAACGGTGCCGCCGTGGTCGCCTCGGCAGGGCTGCTCGACGGCCACCGGGCGACCGCGCACTGGCTGCGCCTCGACGACTGGGAAGGCACGTATCCCGCCGTCGACTGGGAACGCGGCACGCGGTACGTCGACGACGGCGACGTCGTCAGCACCGCCGGCATCCTGTCGGGCATCGATGGCACCCTGCACGTGGTCGATCGACTCATCGGTGCGGATGCCGCGGCTGACGCGGCCCGCGCGATCGAGTGGCCGCATTTCGACCCCGACGGCGCGGCGCCGATGGAGCAGGCGGAGCTCGCGACATCCGACGCCGTGGTCGCGTTCAACACCGCGTTCGGCTGGGATCGCCCGCGGATCGGGGTCCAACTCACCGACGGGGTCGGCGAGATCGAGCTCGCCTCGGTGTTCGACACCTACGGGCAGTCGCTGGCAGTCGACACTGTCGCCGTGGGCGCCGGCCCGGTACGTTCTCGCCATGGACTCACGTTCGTGCCGCGCGCCGACACAGGGACCGGACTCGATCGTCTGGTCGTTCCGGGCACGACCGACCACGACGCCCTCCCGGGGATGGACCCGGTGCAGTACCCGCACCATCAGGAAGGCTTCGCCTTCGACGCGGTGCTGCTGGACCTCGCGCGAACGACCGACGTGGCAACCGCGCAGTGGACGGCGAAAGTGCTTGAGTACCCCGTGGACGACCTGACGCTCGAAGGCCCGGCTTGGCCGTGGGCGGAGACGTTCCGGCCGCTCGCGCTCGCCCTCGTCGGCGTGCTCATCGTGCTCGGCGTGTTCGCGCTCCTGCGCGGCCGCAGGCGTGCGACGAGGAGGACACGATGA
- a CDS encoding response regulator, with protein sequence MTIRVLVADDQALFREALTTLLEVQQGIEVVGEAGNGEEAVLRSSLLHPDVVLMDLRMPVLDGIAATARLRTEQPEVRVLALTTFDDDDDVFAALRAGAVGYLLKDVTSEKLVEALGAADRGESVLQPSVAAKVVARVAQLPQEAPAPEHPLTGREVEVVRLLAEGRSNREIARALFLAEGTVKNLVTSVLAKLEVRDRTQAALRARDVGIL encoded by the coding sequence ATGACGATCCGAGTGCTCGTCGCCGACGACCAGGCGTTGTTCCGCGAGGCGCTCACGACCTTGCTCGAGGTGCAGCAGGGAATCGAGGTCGTCGGCGAGGCCGGCAACGGCGAGGAGGCGGTGCTGCGCAGCAGCCTGCTGCATCCCGACGTCGTGCTCATGGACCTCCGGATGCCGGTGCTCGACGGCATCGCCGCCACCGCACGCCTCCGCACCGAGCAACCCGAGGTACGGGTGCTCGCGCTGACGACCTTCGACGACGACGACGACGTCTTCGCCGCGCTGCGGGCCGGTGCCGTCGGATACCTCCTCAAGGACGTCACCTCGGAGAAGCTCGTCGAAGCTCTCGGCGCAGCCGATCGGGGCGAATCCGTGCTCCAGCCATCGGTGGCCGCGAAGGTCGTCGCGCGGGTGGCGCAGCTGCCGCAGGAGGCACCGGCACCGGAGCATCCGCTGACCGGGCGAGAGGTCGAGGTGGTGCGGTTGCTCGCCGAGGGTCGCAGCAACCGCGAGATCGCCCGTGCCCTGTTCCTGGCCGAGGGCACGGTGAAGAACCTCGTCACCAGCGTGCTGGCGAAACTCGAGGTGCGCGATCGCACGCAGGCGGCCCTCCGTGCGCGCGACGTCGGCATCCTCTGA
- a CDS encoding sensor histidine kinase, whose translation MAILTVVAYVTLPLGSASFEQQPLPTLLVGLAFTLLAIFGFRFVQGRSIWWAAAYVAVQLPLGFVLFSLSGAAVGSILLLVVLVSQSVLLLPLPAAAVVAAIIPFVHLGMDWQGGLREGLGTLAVTMFTLVVTWLLVREQKARAELAEANERLRGYAAQAEQMAVIQERNRLARDIHDGVGHHLTVVQMQLEAARAVIRTAEPERLDAMLAAAQDQSGQALAEVRRSVAALREHRPALPEALQSLAVEATEAGVPTEVEVLGRPRMIRADVDESLFRAAQEGLTNVRKHAAASSTRVVLDFSDEDHVRLEVRDDGKGLPESPGDGFGLTGLRERMASLGGRISLDPAGATGMTLTVEVPG comes from the coding sequence ATGGCCATCCTCACCGTCGTCGCGTACGTGACGTTGCCGCTCGGTTCTGCGAGTTTCGAGCAGCAGCCGCTGCCGACCCTGCTCGTCGGACTCGCGTTCACCCTCCTCGCGATCTTCGGGTTCCGCTTCGTGCAGGGTCGCTCGATCTGGTGGGCTGCGGCCTACGTGGCCGTGCAGCTGCCGCTCGGCTTCGTGCTGTTCTCGCTCTCGGGCGCAGCGGTCGGCTCGATCCTGCTGCTCGTGGTCCTCGTCTCGCAGAGCGTCCTGCTCCTTCCGCTGCCCGCCGCGGCAGTGGTCGCGGCCATCATCCCGTTCGTACACCTCGGAATGGACTGGCAGGGCGGGCTGCGCGAGGGGCTCGGCACCCTCGCGGTCACGATGTTCACGCTCGTCGTGACCTGGCTGCTCGTGCGGGAGCAGAAGGCGAGGGCCGAGCTCGCCGAGGCGAACGAGCGCCTGCGCGGTTACGCCGCCCAGGCCGAGCAGATGGCCGTCATCCAGGAGCGCAACCGGCTCGCGCGCGACATCCATGACGGCGTCGGTCACCACCTGACCGTCGTGCAGATGCAACTCGAGGCGGCTCGCGCGGTCATCCGCACCGCCGAACCCGAGCGGCTCGACGCGATGCTGGCGGCGGCCCAGGACCAGTCGGGTCAGGCCCTCGCCGAGGTTCGGCGGTCGGTGGCGGCCTTGCGGGAGCATCGCCCCGCACTGCCCGAGGCGCTGCAGTCGCTCGCCGTGGAGGCCACCGAGGCAGGTGTGCCGACCGAGGTCGAGGTGCTGGGCCGGCCACGGATGATCCGTGCGGATGTGGACGAGTCGCTGTTCCGGGCCGCTCAGGAAGGCCTCACCAACGTCCGCAAGCATGCGGCGGCGAGCAGCACGAGGGTCGTCCTCGACTTCTCGGATGAGGATCACGTCAGGCTCGAGGTTCGCGACGATGGCAAGGGCCTTCCCGAGTCGCCCGGCGACGGCTTCGGGCTCACCGGGTTGCGCGAGCGGATGGCGAGCCTCGGCGGACGGATCTCACTCGACCCGGCCGGCGCCACCGGAATGACCCTCACTGTGGAGGTGCCGGGATGA
- a CDS encoding DUF7010 family protein, protein MDVLQAQADVRRIYRGGFSGPLVSAIIWAVAAAVFFWVSPAAGMAVLFFGGMLIFPLAALVLKFMGGPVALPKGHPSAALAMHSAFTVPLGLLVAIVLGTYEPLLFFPASLIIVGAHYLVFISLYGMRLFAVLAGVLVALGVITLFLLPNLGAVSGWIGAGIFLVFAVLLFRARDIAH, encoded by the coding sequence GTGGACGTTCTGCAAGCCCAAGCCGACGTGAGGCGTATCTACCGTGGCGGCTTCTCCGGGCCGCTCGTCTCCGCGATCATCTGGGCCGTCGCGGCTGCGGTCTTCTTCTGGGTTTCACCTGCCGCCGGCATGGCTGTGCTGTTCTTCGGTGGCATGTTGATCTTCCCGTTGGCAGCGCTCGTCCTGAAGTTCATGGGTGGCCCCGTTGCGCTCCCGAAGGGTCATCCCTCTGCCGCTTTGGCGATGCATTCCGCGTTCACCGTGCCGCTCGGACTCCTCGTTGCGATCGTGCTCGGCACGTACGAGCCTCTTCTCTTCTTCCCGGCGTCGCTCATCATCGTCGGCGCGCATTACCTCGTTTTCATCTCGCTCTACGGAATGAGGCTGTTCGCAGTTCTTGCAGGTGTGCTCGTTGCGCTCGGCGTGATCACCCTGTTCTTGCTGCCCAACCTCGGCGCAGTCAGCGGGTGGATCGGCGCCGGCATCTTCCTCGTCTTCGCCGTGTTGCTGTTTCGGGCTAGGGACATCGCTCACTAG
- the dnaB gene encoding replicative DNA helicase — MSIAHIGLAEPADDGDARRGERVPPHDLLAEQSALGGMMLSKDAVADVIETVRGVDFYVPKHEVVFNAILTLYSHGEPTDVIAVTDELTKTGDLQRAGGVEYLHTLTSIVPTAANAGFYSSIVAERAMLRRLVEAGTRIVQMGYQGEGEVTDLVNNAQAEIYAVTGSVETEDYVPLSEAVTVAIDEIEAAKHTDGKFTGVPTGFADLDDLTNGFHPGQMIIVAARPAMGKSTLALDFARAASITNGQPSVFFSLEMGKSEIAMRLLSAEASVPLQMMRKGTVDSRDWTTIAATRGRINDAPLYIDDSPNMTLVEIRAKCRRLKQKVGLKMVVIDYLQLMTSGKRVESRQQEVSEFSRALKLLAKELQVPVIALSQLNRGPEQRADKMPAISDLRESGSIEQDADMVILLHRESAYERDSPRAGEADLIVAKHRNGPTRTITVAFHGHFSRFADMVQG, encoded by the coding sequence TTGTCGATCGCGCACATCGGGCTCGCTGAACCGGCCGACGACGGTGACGCCCGACGGGGCGAACGCGTTCCTCCCCACGACCTCCTCGCCGAGCAGAGCGCGCTCGGCGGCATGATGCTCTCGAAAGACGCCGTCGCCGACGTCATCGAGACCGTTCGCGGCGTCGACTTCTACGTGCCGAAGCACGAGGTCGTCTTCAACGCGATCCTCACCCTCTACTCGCACGGCGAGCCCACCGACGTCATCGCCGTCACCGACGAGCTGACGAAGACCGGCGACCTGCAGCGCGCCGGCGGCGTCGAGTACCTCCACACGCTCACGAGCATCGTGCCGACCGCGGCGAACGCCGGCTTCTACTCGTCGATCGTCGCCGAGCGCGCGATGCTGCGCCGCCTCGTCGAGGCCGGCACTCGAATCGTGCAGATGGGCTACCAAGGCGAGGGCGAGGTCACCGACCTCGTCAACAACGCCCAGGCCGAGATCTACGCCGTGACCGGCTCGGTCGAGACCGAAGACTACGTGCCGCTGTCCGAAGCCGTGACGGTCGCCATCGACGAGATCGAGGCTGCGAAGCACACCGATGGCAAGTTCACCGGCGTGCCCACCGGCTTCGCCGACCTCGACGACCTGACCAACGGGTTCCACCCCGGCCAGATGATCATCGTCGCGGCGCGACCCGCCATGGGAAAGTCGACCCTCGCGCTCGACTTCGCACGGGCCGCGTCGATCACGAACGGCCAGCCGTCGGTCTTCTTCTCACTCGAGATGGGCAAGAGCGAGATCGCGATGCGTCTGCTCAGCGCCGAGGCATCCGTGCCGCTGCAGATGATGCGAAAGGGCACGGTCGACTCGCGCGACTGGACCACGATCGCGGCGACCCGCGGCCGCATCAACGACGCACCCCTCTACATCGACGACTCCCCCAACATGACGCTCGTCGAGATCCGTGCGAAGTGCCGCCGCCTCAAGCAGAAGGTCGGGCTGAAGATGGTGGTCATCGACTACCTCCAGCTCATGACGAGCGGCAAGCGCGTCGAGAGCCGCCAGCAGGAGGTCTCGGAGTTCTCGCGTGCGCTGAAGCTGCTCGCGAAAGAGTTGCAGGTGCCCGTGATCGCGCTGTCGCAGCTGAACCGTGGCCCCGAGCAGCGCGCCGACAAGATGCCCGCCATCAGCGACCTGCGCGAGTCGGGCTCGATCGAGCAGGACGCCGACATGGTGATCCTGCTGCACCGTGAGAGCGCCTACGAGCGCGACAGCCCCCGCGCCGGCGAGGCCGACCTCATCGTGGCCAAGCACCGTAACGGCCCCACCCGCACCATCACGGTGGCGTTCCACGGCCACTTCTCGCGCTTCGCGGACATGGTGCAGGGGTAG
- the rplI gene encoding 50S ribosomal protein L9: MAKVILTHEVTGLGTAGDVVEVKSGYARNYLVPQGFAVAWSRGGEKQVEQIKAARAARALHSLEDAQAVKAKLESTKVKLAVKAGQGGRLFGSVKTSDVAAAVATAGLGELDKRKIEITTPIKAVGDHEATVRLHDELSATITLQVVAAK, encoded by the coding sequence ATGGCTAAGGTAATTCTCACCCACGAGGTCACCGGCCTCGGCACGGCCGGCGACGTCGTCGAGGTCAAGAGCGGTTACGCTCGCAACTACCTCGTCCCCCAGGGCTTCGCTGTGGCGTGGTCGCGCGGCGGCGAGAAGCAGGTCGAGCAGATCAAGGCGGCTCGCGCCGCTCGCGCCCTGCACTCGCTCGAAGACGCACAGGCTGTCAAGGCCAAGCTCGAGTCGACCAAGGTCAAGCTGGCCGTCAAGGCCGGCCAGGGCGGTCGCCTCTTCGGCTCCGTCAAGACCTCGGATGTCGCGGCTGCCGTCGCGACCGCCGGTCTCGGCGAGCTCGACAAGCGCAAGATCGAGATCACGACCCCCATCAAGGCGGTCGGCGACCACGAGGCTACGGTTCGTCTGCACGACGAGCTCTCGGCGACGATCACCCTTCAGGTGGTTGCCGCGAAGTAA
- the rpsR gene encoding 30S ribosomal protein S18, with protein MAGKSSGDRRKPTRGKGAKNAAPAKSIKVGVIDYKDVATLRKFISERGKIRARRITGVSVQEQRLIARAVKNAREMALLPYSGSGR; from the coding sequence ATGGCTGGAAAGTCGAGCGGCGATCGCCGCAAGCCGACCCGCGGGAAGGGCGCGAAGAACGCCGCCCCGGCGAAGTCCATCAAGGTCGGTGTCATCGACTACAAGGACGTCGCGACCCTCCGCAAGTTCATCTCCGAGCGTGGAAAGATCCGCGCCCGCCGTATCACCGGTGTCTCCGTGCAGGAGCAGCGCCTGATCGCCCGTGCCGTCAAGAACGCACGCGAGATGGCCCTTCTGCCCTACTCGGGCTCTGGCCGCTAA
- a CDS encoding single-stranded DNA-binding protein, which produces MAGETIITVVGNLTADPELRYTQNGLAVANFTIASTPRTFDRQANEWKDGEALFLRASVWREFAEHVAGSLTKGSRVIASGRLKQRSYETKEGEKRTTIELEVDEIGPSLRYATASVTRAQSNRGVGGGNSSFGGGAGADEPWAPSAPAAAPQGGGGDVWNTPGTSYGDETPF; this is translated from the coding sequence ATGGCCGGCGAGACCATCATCACCGTGGTGGGCAACCTCACTGCAGATCCCGAGCTGCGTTACACGCAGAACGGCCTCGCGGTTGCCAACTTCACCATCGCTTCCACTCCTCGTACGTTCGACCGTCAGGCGAACGAGTGGAAGGACGGCGAAGCGCTGTTCCTGCGCGCGAGCGTCTGGCGTGAATTCGCCGAGCACGTGGCCGGTTCACTCACCAAGGGATCCCGGGTCATCGCTTCCGGGCGTCTCAAGCAGCGTTCCTACGAGACGAAGGAAGGCGAGAAGCGCACCACCATCGAGCTCGAGGTCGATGAAATCGGCCCGAGCCTGCGCTACGCCACCGCGTCCGTGACGCGCGCCCAGTCCAACCGTGGTGTCGGCGGCGGCAACAGCTCCTTCGGGGGCGGCGCCGGTGCCGACGAGCCGTGGGCACCCAGCGCCCCCGCAGCAGCCCCTCAGGGCGGCGGCGGAGACGTCTGGAACACCCCCGGTACGAGCTACGGCGACGAGACCCCCTTCTAG
- a CDS encoding CCA tRNA nucleotidyltransferase, whose protein sequence is MQSVATALDRLGELAASPTVSRLAAAFEAAGHEIALVGGPVRDAFLGRPVNDLDFTTDATPDEILAIVKPIAEAHWDIGRAFGTIGAKIAGETVEITTYRADAYDGASRKPEVVFGSSLEDDLTRRDFTVNALALRLPKLELVDPSGGVEDLVAQVLRTPAAPEQSFGDDPLRMLRAARFAAQLGFAVEPATEQAMTDLAAEIDRISAERVRDELTKLLLSRTPRSGIRLLVESGLAERVLPELPALSLERDEHHRHKDVYEHSLTVLDQAIDYEIERGVLDSPDLIVRLAALLHDIGKPATRRFEAGGAVSFHHHDVVGAKLARKRLRALRFDNDTIAAVSRLIELHLRFFGYTDGAWSDSAVRRYVRDAGDQLERLHILARADVTTRNRRKADQLAFAYDDLEERIAVLAEEEELAAVRPELDGADIMRLLGVAPGPVVGEAYRYLLEVRLDEGPIGPDAATERLLDWWASRDA, encoded by the coding sequence ATGCAGAGTGTCGCGACAGCCCTCGACCGGCTGGGCGAGCTGGCGGCTTCGCCGACCGTCTCGCGACTCGCGGCGGCGTTCGAGGCGGCCGGGCACGAGATCGCCCTCGTCGGCGGCCCCGTGCGCGACGCCTTCCTCGGGCGGCCCGTCAACGACCTCGACTTCACGACGGACGCCACGCCCGATGAGATCCTCGCGATCGTCAAGCCCATCGCCGAGGCGCACTGGGACATCGGCCGCGCCTTCGGCACGATCGGCGCGAAGATCGCCGGCGAGACCGTCGAGATCACGACGTACCGCGCCGACGCCTACGACGGGGCCTCGCGCAAGCCCGAGGTCGTGTTCGGCTCGAGCCTCGAAGACGACCTCACCCGACGCGACTTCACGGTCAACGCCCTCGCGCTGCGCCTGCCGAAGCTCGAGCTCGTCGACCCGTCGGGCGGCGTGGAAGACCTCGTGGCGCAGGTGCTGCGCACCCCTGCCGCGCCCGAGCAGTCGTTCGGCGACGACCCGCTGCGGATGCTGCGCGCCGCGCGCTTCGCCGCCCAGCTCGGTTTCGCGGTCGAGCCGGCGACGGAGCAGGCGATGACCGACCTCGCCGCGGAGATCGACCGCATCTCGGCCGAGCGCGTGCGCGACGAGCTGACGAAGCTGCTGCTGTCGAGGACCCCCCGCAGCGGCATCCGGCTGCTCGTCGAATCGGGCCTCGCCGAACGCGTGCTGCCCGAGCTGCCCGCGCTCTCGCTCGAGCGCGACGAACACCATCGCCACAAGGACGTCTACGAGCACAGCCTGACCGTGCTCGACCAGGCGATCGACTACGAGATCGAGCGCGGCGTGCTCGACTCCCCCGACCTCATCGTGCGGCTCGCCGCGCTGCTGCACGACATCGGCAAGCCCGCGACCCGGCGCTTCGAGGCGGGCGGCGCGGTCAGCTTCCACCACCACGACGTCGTCGGCGCCAAGCTCGCGCGCAAGCGCCTGCGGGCACTGCGCTTCGACAACGACACGATCGCCGCGGTCTCGCGGCTCATCGAGTTGCACCTGCGGTTCTTCGGGTACACGGATGGCGCGTGGAGCGACTCGGCCGTGCGCCGATACGTGCGCGACGCGGGCGATCAGCTCGAGCGCCTCCACATCCTCGCGCGTGCCGACGTGACGACCCGCAATCGTCGCAAGGCCGATCAGCTCGCCTTCGCCTACGACGACCTCGAGGAGCGCATCGCCGTGCTCGCCGAGGAGGAGGAGCTCGCCGCGGTGCGGCCCGAGCTCGACGGCGCCGACATCATGCGGCTGCTGGGCGTCGCGCCCGGCCCCGTCGTCGGCGAGGCCTACCGGTACCTGCTCGAGGTGCGCCTCGACGAGGGCCCCATCGGCCCGGATGCCGCGACTGAGCGTCTGCTCGACTGGTGGGCGTCGCGCGACGCCTGA